TTAATCTATAATGAAATAGAAAAAGAAGCTATATATTTAAAAGATGCAGGTATAGACCATGTTCTCATATTAACAGGTGAAGATCCTATAAACACAGATTTAGATTATCTATATAATACAATAAAATTATTGAAAAGATTTTTCAAAGAAGTTTCTATAGAAACCTATTCTTTAAAAGAAGACGAATATAAAAAGCTAATATCAGCAGGATTAATAGGTGTTACAATGTATCAGGAGACATATTGTATAAAGAAATATAAAGAAGTTCATCTTTTTGGTCCAAAAAGCGATTATAAAAAACGATTAGATACAATCGAATATGCAATAAAATCTGGTGTTAGGGAAATAAATATTGGAGCATTGCTTGGATTATATGAACCAGAATTTGAAATAATAATGCTTGCGTATCATATGGATTATCTGTTAAAAAATTATCCTGAGATAGAATATGCAATATCCTTTCCAAGGATAAAATCTGCATATAATGTAAAAGAGAAATTTTTTAATATTTCAGATAAAACCCTTATACATTATATTTTAGCTTTAAAATTAATTTTTCCAAGAGTTCATATAAATATTTCAACTCGTGAAAATGCGGATTTTAGAAATGCCCTCATAGGAATTGCAACAAAGATGTCAGCAGGTTCAACAACAAATGTTGGTGGCTATACTATATATAAAAAATCAATAAAGCAATTTGAAACAGAAGATAAACGAAACTTTCAGGAGTTTATTAACTATATAAAAAGTAGAGGATATAATCCTACAACAGTAAACTGGTTTTAAGGAGGAAAGAAAATGACACAATTGGAATTCGCAAAAATGGGAGTTATTACGGAAGAGATGATAATTGCAGCAAAGCATGAAAATATATCACCAGAAATATTAAGAGAAAAAATAGCTGTTGGAAAGGCGGTATTACCAAAAAATAAAAATCATCATTTTAAAAATATCAGAGCTATCGGTGAAGGATTAAAAACAAAGGTAAATATTAATATTGGTACTTCTCAGGGATATACAGATTTGAATGAAGAGTTGAAAAAACTTGAAATTTCAGAAAAATATGGTGCAGATTCAATAATGGACCTTTCAACATGGGGAGATTTAAGTTATATAAGAAATGAAATAATCAAAAATTCAAATATCATGGTTGGGACGGTACCTGTATATGATGCTGCAACAAAAGCCATACAACAGAAAAAAAGGGTAATTGATTTTGAAGCTGAGGAGTTCATTCAAATGGTAAAAGACCATGCCGAAGATGGTGTTGATTTTATGACAATACATGCAGGTATCACTAGAACAACCATTGAAAAATTGAGAAACTCAAAAAGAATAACAAAAATAGTCTCACGTGGTGGTTCAATAATCGTTGGATGGATGATAAAAAATCACAAGGAAAATCCATTTTACGAATTTTATGACGAAATACTGA
This DNA window, taken from Marinitoga sp. 38H-ov, encodes the following:
- a CDS encoding radical SAM protein, coding for MFSENVEKIIKYIEKERKKEHHINLKKDFFAVNEIFGLLENTNLRTMAKKVMKNNRKFFGDVIFLYAPLYISNYCINGCTYCGFKATNKIQRKKLIYNEIEKEAIYLKDAGIDHVLILTGEDPINTDLDYLYNTIKLLKRFFKEVSIETYSLKEDEYKKLISAGLIGVTMYQETYCIKKYKEVHLFGPKSDYKKRLDTIEYAIKSGVREINIGALLGLYEPEFEIIMLAYHMDYLLKNYPEIEYAISFPRIKSAYNVKEKFFNISDKTLIHYILALKLIFPRVHINISTRENADFRNALIGIATKMSAGSTTNVGGYTIYKKSIKQFETEDKRNFQEFINYIKSRGYNPTTVNWF